One genomic window of Sardina pilchardus chromosome 15, fSarPil1.1, whole genome shotgun sequence includes the following:
- the tnfaip8l1 gene encoding tumor necrosis factor alpha-induced protein 8-like protein 1 isoform X2, whose product MDSFSTKNLALQAQKKLMSKMANKTVANMFIDDTSSEVLDELYRVTKEYTRNRKEAQKIIKNLIKMVVKLGVLYRNNQFSADELALVEAFRKKVHTLAMTAVSFHQIEFTFDRRIMSGILNECRELLHQAINRHLTAKSHSRINHVFNHFADCDFLATLYGPTDVYRGHLQRICDGVNKMLDEGNL is encoded by the coding sequence ATGGACTCCTTCAGCACCAAGAACCTGGCGCTGCAGGCCCAGAAGAAGCTGATGAGCAAGATGGCAAACAAGACGGTGGCCAACATGTTCATCGATGACACCAGCAGCGAGGTGCTGGACGAGCTGTACCGCGTGACCAAGGAGTACACGCGGAACCGGAAGGAGGCGCAGAAGATCATCAAGAACCTCATCAAGATGGTGGTGAAGCTGGGCGTGCTCTACCGCAACAACCAGTTCAGCGCCGACGAGCTGGCGCTGGTGGAGGCCTTCCGCAAGAAGGTGCACACGCTGGCCATGACGGCGGTCAGCTTCCACCAGATCGAGTTCACGTTCGACCGGCGCATCATGAGCGGCATCCTCAACGAGTGCCGCGAGCTGCTCCACCAGGCCATCAACCGCCACCTCACCGCCAAGTCGCACTCCCGCATCAACCACGTCTTCAACCACTTTGCTGACTGTGACTTCCTGGCGACGCTCTACGGGCCCACCGACGTCTACCGAGGCCACCTGCAGAGGATTTGTGACGGCGTGAACAAGATGTTGGATGAAGGCAACCTCTGA
- the tnfaip8l1 gene encoding tumor necrosis factor alpha-induced protein 8-like protein 1 isoform X1 has product MELEAVLYISEDVMDSFSTKNLALQAQKKLMSKMANKTVANMFIDDTSSEVLDELYRVTKEYTRNRKEAQKIIKNLIKMVVKLGVLYRNNQFSADELALVEAFRKKVHTLAMTAVSFHQIEFTFDRRIMSGILNECRELLHQAINRHLTAKSHSRINHVFNHFADCDFLATLYGPTDVYRGHLQRICDGVNKMLDEGNL; this is encoded by the exons ATGGAGCTAGAGGCTGTTCTGTACATCTCTGAGG ACGTCATGGACTCCTTCAGCACCAAGAACCTGGCGCTGCAGGCCCAGAAGAAGCTGATGAGCAAGATGGCAAACAAGACGGTGGCCAACATGTTCATCGATGACACCAGCAGCGAGGTGCTGGACGAGCTGTACCGCGTGACCAAGGAGTACACGCGGAACCGGAAGGAGGCGCAGAAGATCATCAAGAACCTCATCAAGATGGTGGTGAAGCTGGGCGTGCTCTACCGCAACAACCAGTTCAGCGCCGACGAGCTGGCGCTGGTGGAGGCCTTCCGCAAGAAGGTGCACACGCTGGCCATGACGGCGGTCAGCTTCCACCAGATCGAGTTCACGTTCGACCGGCGCATCATGAGCGGCATCCTCAACGAGTGCCGCGAGCTGCTCCACCAGGCCATCAACCGCCACCTCACCGCCAAGTCGCACTCCCGCATCAACCACGTCTTCAACCACTTTGCTGACTGTGACTTCCTGGCGACGCTCTACGGGCCCACCGACGTCTACCGAGGCCACCTGCAGAGGATTTGTGACGGCGTGAACAAGATGTTGGATGAAGGCAACCTCTGA